In the Streptomyces formicae genome, one interval contains:
- a CDS encoding DUF6777 domain-containing protein, with protein sequence MPRQRRENPVRVPTRTYAMTLAISTALAVAGLAGCAGDGDKKAADGERELFLQPVAAQGPDPFTDSTAKSTATPPPVTRSPQPSPTGSATPQGTRTIAGGTPGLYGGTHAVGSCDVDQQIRFLTADRAKARAFAEASGIEAGAIPGFLRGLTPVVLRADTRVTNHGFRDGSATGFQSVLQSGTAVLVDERGLPRVRCACGNPLKPPVAFQGAPHHNGGPWSGYRPTQVVVVTPAPRPITNITIVNIVNNTWIERKIGDEDADEDRRAKPPVSPTPTPKDSGGDQDGRRDQDGHRDGDGDQDTPDENVVPNDPGRTDSTDPTDSTDPTDPGSSSADCPTPSAVTGTPTEPASPLPPGCPSPTTPTDVPPQSQEPEEPDDGLVPDDPYLSENPLDDSDPGTFAS encoded by the coding sequence ATGCCTCGGCAACGGCGGGAGAACCCGGTGCGCGTCCCCACCAGGACCTACGCGATGACCCTCGCGATATCCACGGCCCTCGCGGTCGCGGGCCTCGCGGGCTGCGCCGGTGACGGCGACAAGAAGGCCGCGGACGGGGAGCGTGAGCTGTTCCTGCAGCCCGTCGCCGCACAGGGCCCCGATCCGTTCACCGACTCCACCGCGAAGAGCACCGCGACGCCGCCGCCCGTCACCCGTTCGCCGCAGCCCTCGCCCACCGGCTCCGCCACCCCGCAGGGCACCCGCACCATCGCGGGCGGCACCCCCGGCCTGTACGGCGGCACCCACGCCGTCGGCAGTTGCGACGTCGATCAGCAGATCCGCTTCCTCACCGCCGACCGGGCCAAGGCCCGCGCCTTCGCCGAGGCGTCCGGGATCGAGGCGGGCGCGATCCCCGGCTTCCTGCGCGGGCTCACGCCCGTCGTGCTGCGGGCCGACACCCGGGTCACCAACCACGGCTTCCGCGACGGCTCGGCGACCGGCTTCCAGTCCGTGCTCCAGTCGGGCACGGCCGTGCTCGTCGACGAACGGGGCCTGCCTCGGGTGCGCTGCGCGTGCGGCAACCCGCTGAAGCCGCCGGTCGCGTTCCAGGGCGCGCCCCACCACAACGGCGGGCCGTGGAGCGGCTACCGGCCCACCCAGGTCGTCGTGGTGACCCCGGCGCCCCGGCCGATCACCAACATCACCATCGTCAACATCGTCAACAACACCTGGATCGAGCGGAAGATCGGTGACGAGGACGCCGACGAGGACCGCAGGGCGAAGCCGCCCGTGAGCCCGACGCCGACCCCGAAGGACTCGGGCGGCGACCAGGACGGGCGCCGGGACCAGGACGGGCACCGGGACGGGGACGGCGACCAGGACACGCCCGACGAGAACGTCGTGCCCAACGACCCGGGCCGCACCGACTCCACGGACCCCACGGACTCCACGGACCCCACGGACCCCGGCTCCTCGTCGGCCGACTGCCCCACGCCCTCCGCGGTGACCGGCACTCCGACGGAGCCCGCGTCGCCGCTGCCGCCCGGCTGCCCCTCGCCGACGACGCCGACCGACGTGCCGCCGCAGTCGCAGGAGCCGGAGGAGCCCGAC
- a CDS encoding amidohydrolase family protein has protein sequence MTDLVDAHHHVWDLSVRDQEWITGEELAPLRRTFILADLAPEARAAGVTATVLVQTVTVPEETPEFLALAHDSDLVAGVVGWTDLTRPDVADTLAALRELPGGQHLVGIRHQVQGEPDPEWLLRPDVRRGLAAVAGAGLAYDLVVLPHQLPACAKAAADLPELTFVLDHLGKPPIAARALEPWASALRTLAARPNTVGKLSGLVTEADHKAWTVDGLRPYAETALDAFGPGRLMFGSDWPVSTLAASYGEVLDVARQLTRSLNTAELAEVFGGTARRVYRC, from the coding sequence GTGACCGACCTGGTGGACGCCCACCACCACGTGTGGGACCTCTCCGTACGCGACCAGGAGTGGATCACCGGCGAGGAGCTCGCACCCCTCCGGCGCACCTTCATCCTGGCCGACCTCGCCCCCGAGGCACGCGCGGCGGGCGTCACCGCCACGGTCCTCGTCCAGACGGTCACCGTGCCCGAGGAGACACCCGAGTTCCTCGCGCTCGCGCACGACAGCGACCTCGTCGCGGGCGTCGTCGGCTGGACCGACCTCACCCGCCCGGATGTCGCCGACACCCTGGCAGCGCTCCGTGAACTCCCCGGCGGGCAGCACCTGGTGGGCATCCGCCACCAGGTCCAGGGCGAGCCCGACCCCGAGTGGCTGCTGCGCCCGGACGTCCGCAGGGGCCTCGCCGCCGTCGCCGGCGCCGGTCTCGCCTACGACCTCGTGGTCCTGCCCCACCAGCTCCCCGCCTGCGCCAAGGCGGCGGCGGACCTCCCCGAACTCACCTTCGTCCTCGACCACCTGGGCAAGCCGCCCATCGCCGCGAGGGCTCTTGAACCCTGGGCCTCGGCGCTTCGCACGCTCGCCGCGCGCCCCAACACGGTGGGCAAACTGTCCGGTCTGGTGACCGAGGCGGACCACAAGGCGTGGACGGTGGACGGCCTGCGGCCCTACGCGGAGACCGCCCTGGACGCCTTCGGGCCCGGGCGTCTGATGTTCGGCTCCGACTGGCCGGTCAGTACGCTCGCCGCGTCGTACGGCGAAGTCCTGGACGTGGCACGGCAGTTGACGCGCTCACTGAACACGGCTGAGCTCGCGGAGGTGTTCGGCGGGACGGCGCGCCGCGTCTACCGCTGCTGA
- a CDS encoding lipase maturation factor family protein, translating into MEWFTADAYDLSRLIFQRALAAVYLVAFLGTALQFRPLIGERGMLPVPRYVARVPFRRAPSLFQLHYSDRFFALCAWAGCAVAAALLAGADGQLPLWGAMVLWLIPWALYLSVVNVGQTWYGFGWESLLLEVGFLAVLLGNDEVAPPVLVLFLLRWVLFRVEFGAGLIKMRGDACWRRLTCLYFHHETQPMPGPLSRFFHQLPRPAHRIEVAANHVTQLAVPVLLFTPQPVATGAACLMIATQLWLVLSGNFSWLNWLTIVLALSALDLSAWHTPRSFAPAPLWYEVVVGAVTVVLLALSYRPVRNLLSRRQVMNTSFDPLHLVNSYGAFGSVSRVRQEIVIEGTNDPVPREDSDWRAYEFKGKPGDVRRWPRQFAPYHLRLDWMMWFAALSPAYARSWFGPLVEALLDGDRDTLRLLHASPFPPEAPPTHVRARLYRYRYTTWRELRETGAHWERTYVRDYLAPTKLATRDQQR; encoded by the coding sequence GTGGAGTGGTTCACGGCGGACGCGTACGACCTGAGCAGGCTGATCTTCCAGCGGGCTCTCGCCGCGGTGTACCTCGTGGCGTTCCTCGGGACGGCCCTGCAGTTCCGGCCGCTCATCGGGGAGCGCGGGATGCTGCCGGTGCCGCGGTACGTCGCGCGCGTACCGTTCCGGCGGGCGCCGAGCCTGTTCCAGCTGCACTACTCGGACCGGTTCTTCGCCCTCTGCGCCTGGGCGGGCTGCGCGGTCGCGGCGGCGCTGCTCGCGGGCGCGGACGGCCAACTGCCCCTGTGGGGCGCCATGGTGCTCTGGCTGATCCCCTGGGCGCTCTACCTCTCCGTCGTGAACGTGGGGCAGACCTGGTACGGCTTCGGCTGGGAGTCCCTGCTCCTGGAAGTCGGCTTCCTCGCGGTCCTCCTCGGCAACGACGAGGTCGCGCCGCCCGTCCTCGTCCTCTTCCTGCTGCGCTGGGTGCTCTTCCGCGTGGAGTTCGGCGCCGGTCTGATCAAGATGCGCGGCGACGCGTGCTGGCGCAGGCTCACCTGTCTCTACTTCCACCACGAGACACAGCCGATGCCCGGGCCGCTGAGCCGGTTCTTCCACCAGCTCCCGCGGCCCGCGCACCGGATCGAGGTCGCCGCCAACCACGTCACCCAACTCGCCGTACCCGTCCTCCTCTTCACCCCGCAGCCGGTGGCGACGGGCGCGGCCTGTCTGATGATCGCGACCCAGCTGTGGCTGGTGCTCTCCGGCAACTTCTCCTGGCTGAACTGGCTCACCATCGTCCTGGCGCTCTCCGCCCTCGACCTCTCCGCCTGGCACACCCCGCGCTCGTTCGCGCCCGCTCCGCTCTGGTACGAAGTGGTGGTCGGCGCCGTCACCGTGGTGCTCCTGGCGCTGAGTTACCGCCCGGTGCGCAATCTGCTGTCCCGGCGGCAGGTGATGAACACCTCCTTCGACCCGCTGCACCTGGTCAACTCCTACGGCGCGTTCGGCAGCGTCAGCCGGGTGCGCCAGGAGATCGTCATCGAGGGAACGAACGATCCGGTGCCGCGCGAGGACTCCGACTGGCGTGCCTACGAGTTCAAGGGCAAGCCGGGCGACGTACGACGGTGGCCGCGCCAGTTCGCGCCGTACCACCTGCGGCTCGACTGGATGATGTGGTTCGCCGCGCTCTCCCCCGCGTACGCCAGGTCGTGGTTCGGGCCGCTGGTGGAAGCCCTCCTGGACGGTGACCGGGACACCCTGAGGCTGCTGCACGCCAGCCCGTTCCCGCCCGAGGCGCCGCCCACGCACGTCCGCGCACGGCTCTACCGCTACCGCTACACGACCTGGCGCGAGCTGCGCGAGACGGGCGCGCACTGGGAGCGGACGTACGTGCGTGATTATCTGGCGCCGACGAAGCTCGCCACGCGGGATCAGCAGCGGTAG
- a CDS encoding L-rhamnose mutarotase has translation MRVALHTTVRADLIEEYEAAHREVPAELVAAIRAAGATSWTIWRSGTDLFHVLECEDYARMLAELENLPVNIAWQARMAELLDVVHDYSAEGSEAGLPVVWELP, from the coding sequence GTGAGAGTCGCCCTGCACACCACCGTCCGCGCCGACCTGATCGAGGAGTACGAGGCCGCGCACCGCGAGGTGCCCGCCGAACTCGTCGCGGCGATCCGCGCCGCGGGCGCCACCTCCTGGACCATCTGGCGCAGCGGCACCGACCTCTTCCACGTCCTGGAGTGCGAGGACTACGCCCGCATGCTCGCCGAGCTGGAGAACCTGCCGGTCAACATCGCCTGGCAGGCCCGGATGGCCGAGCTGCTCGACGTCGTGCACGACTACTCCGCCGAGGGCTCCGAGGCCGGTCTTCCCGTCGTGTGGGAGCTGCCGTGA